The following are encoded together in the Cervus elaphus chromosome 23, mCerEla1.1, whole genome shotgun sequence genome:
- the DEFB119 gene encoding beta-defensin 119 isoform X1: MKFIFLFLAILLAMEPVVSGRRHMLRCMGDLGICRPACRQSEEPYLYCRNYQSCCLPSYVRIDISGKEGKNDWSRENRWPKVS, translated from the exons ATGAagtttattttcctgtttcttgccATCCTTCTGGCCATGGAACCAGTGGTATCAG gcAGACGTCACATGCTTCGATGCATGGGTGACTTGGGAATCTGTAGACCCGCTTGCAGACAGTCTGAAGAGCCCTACCTCTATTGCAGAAATTATCAATCCTGCTGCCTCCCTTCCTATGTAAGGATAGACATTTCTGGCAAAGAGGGGAAAAATGACTGGAGCCGAGAGAATCGCTGGCCAAAAGTATCTTGA
- the DEFB119 gene encoding beta-defensin 119 isoform X2, with product MKFIFLFLAILLAMEPVVSEEECWMKGKCRLVCKNDEDSVTRCSNRKRCCILSRYLTIVPMTIDRMLPWTTPQVKQETES from the exons ATGAagtttattttcctgtttcttgccATCCTTCTGGCCATGGAACCAGTGGTATCAG AGGAAGAATGTTGGATGAAGGGAAAATGCCGGTTGGTATGCAAAAATGATGAAGACAGTGTCACACGCTGCTCAAATCGTAAACGGTGCTGTATCCTTAGTCGTTATTTGACAATCGTACCAATGACAATTGATCGAATGCTCCCTTGGACCACTCCTCAAGTGAAACAAGAAACAGAGAGTTAA